The Thunnus albacares chromosome 11, fThuAlb1.1, whole genome shotgun sequence genome contains a region encoding:
- the eaf2 gene encoding ELL-associated factor 2, translating into MNGTAYSNFDNQEHVLKLGETFEKHPKSGYHTVRYDFKPASIDTTCEGELEVGKGEQVTITLPNLEGSSAPVTVFKGSKRPYMKECILIVNHDTGEYRLEKLNSNIAVKKTRAEGSSKIHSRLEQQTSRLGQQMKSNNNSSSSNRTSTSSKSSPPKEKHPASPMDDIERELMAEARVMDQMSSDSSSDSNSSSSSSSEDSSSSSDSEDERTSAPHLAPANHSMPILNTSSTHSRPQESGGGLMNTLKNDLQLSESGSESD; encoded by the exons ATGAATGGTACAGCGTATTCCAACTTTGACAACCAAGAACATGTCTTGAAATTAGGAGAGACGTTTGAGAAACACCCCAAAAGCGGCTACCACACAGTGCGAT ATGACTTCAAACCAGCCTCCATTGATACAACGTGTGAAGGGGAGCTTGAAGTGGGCAAAGGAGAGCAAGTCACTATTACTTTACCCAATTTAGAG GGTTCAAGTGCTCCAGTAACAGTTTTCAAGGGATCCAAGAGGCCGTACATGAAAGAGTGCATCCTTATTGTGAACCATGACACAGGAGAGTACAGACTAGAGAAACTCAACAGCAACATAGCTGTGAAGAAGACCAG GGCTGAGGGCAGCAGTAAGATCCATTCTCGCCTGGAGCAGCAGACCAGTCGCCTGGGCCAGCAGATGAAGagtaacaacaacagcagcagcagtaacagaaCCTCAACCAGCTCCAAAAGTTCTCCCCCCAAAGAAAAGCATCCAGCATCACCCATGGATGACATCGAGAGAG AGTTGATGGCAGAGGCGCGGGTCATGGACCAGATGAGCAGCGACAGCTCCTCAGACTCCAACAGCTCCTCGTCCTCCAGCAGCGAGgacagctccagcagcagcgaCTCTGAAGATGAACGCACTTCTGCGCCGCATCTGGCCCCGGCAAACCACAGCATGCCTATCCTCAACACCAGCAGCACACACAGCCGCCCCCAGGAGAGCGGAGGAGGACTCATGAACACACTCA AGAATGACCTCCAGCTGAGTGAATCAGGCAGTGAAAGTGACTGA